The window TTGGAACGGAGTTTGTATAAAAGTTTGAAAATTTAAAATTTTGTTTAATTTTGCGATTACTAAAAAATTAATCAATTAAATTGTTTAACCCTTAAAAAAGAAAAAGATTATGAATTATTCTACTTTAAAGAAAAGTGTTGCGCTTTCTTTAGTGGCATTAACAGGAGTTGCTTCTCTTGCTGTCGCTCAGGATGCTCCTGCAACCTCTTCTGCTGTCAAGGTATTTGGCGGTAGAGGTCAGTACAGAACTTGGTCTATCGGTGTACACGGTGGTGTTTTAATGCCAGTTGTAGCTATCGGTGGTTCTAACGACTTCAACAAATGGGATGCTAACTTAGGTTACGGTTTAAACATCCGTAAACAATTAGGTCACTCTTTCGGTTTAGAATTAAACGGAACTCGTGGTAAACTTTCTGGTAATAACGATGGTATTACTTCATCAGTTAAAGAATTCGAAACTCAATTACAATATGCAGTAGATTTACGTGGTGTTGTGAACTTAGGTTCTATCGATTTCTTACGTCGTGAAAACTCTGTAGGCTTCTTCTTAACAGCTGGTGCTGGTATGATGGCTTATGCTCCTAAGGTAACCACTACTTCAGGTGTAATCGACTGGAAAGGTAAAGCTATCGGTCCTGCTGATGACAGACACGATGCTAAAGACTACGTAAAAGGTTTCTATATTCCAGTTGGTGCTGGTGTTAAATTCAAGGTTTCTGAGCGTGTTAACTTTAACTTAGGTTACACTATGAACTTTGTTGACGCTGATAACGTGGATGGAATTTATGCTAAAGGTGAAAGTAAAGATAAATTCTCTTACGGTTATGCTGGTTTAGAATTCTCTTTAGGTTCTTCTGCTAAACCAAGTTTAGAGTGGACTAACCCATTAGCTACTATGTATGATGAGTTAAAAGATCCAACTTTACGTCAAGAAGTTGAAGCATTGAAAAACCGTGTTTCTGCTGTTGAGAAATCTGTTGAAGATTTGAAAAAAGATACTGACGGTGACGGTGTTGCTGATCAATTCGATAAATGTCCAGGTACTCCTGCTGGTACTGCTGTTGATGGTTCAGGTTGTCCTCTTCCAAAACCAGCTCCAGTTGAAACTGCTACATCTAACGTAACTGGTTTCGAAAAAATCGCTTTCGATTTCAACTCTTCAGTTTTAAAAACTGAGTCTTACCCTACTTTAGATAAATTATCTTCAGTGTTACGTGAAAACGGTGGTAAAGTAACTGTAAACGGTTACGCTTCAAGCGAAGGTACTGCTGCATATAACTTGAAATTATCTAAAGACAGAGCTAACTCTGTTAAAACTTACTTAGTAAACTCTGGCGTTAACGCTAGTCAAGTTGCTACTAAAGGTAATGGCGAAGCTAATCCAATTGCTTCTAACGATACTGAAGAAGGTCGTATCCAAAACCGTCGTGTTGAAACTGCTAGAAACTAGTATTTCAATATAAAATTTTTTTAAAAAAGTCCCGATGCAAATCGGGACTTTTTTTGTGCCGTTTAGTTTTCTGTGTTAAGCTTTTTCGCTAAGTTTGTATTATGTATTTCTTTCGAAAAAAGGATCCCAACAGGCCAACCAATATCAATATCAGGATTATGCATTTTATCAATGCACTGGCCATATCTATTTTTCTCGCAGGTATCATTTACAAGCTGATTCAGTGGCTTGCTAAGTAATCTTAAAAAACACTTATGAAACAAATTATTAAAACAACAAATGCTCCAGCTCCGATTGGGCCATATAGTCAGGCTGTACAAGCCGGTAACTTTTTATTCGTATCTGGTCAGGTAGCTATTAACCCTGAAAGTGGAGAATTAAATATTGGCAATATCGAAGAAGAAACACATCAGGTAATGCGTAACCTTAAGGCTGTGCTACTTGAAGCTGGATTAAACTTTGATCATGTGGTAAAGTCGACAATCTTTTTAAGCGATATGGGTACCTTTGCACAGGTTAATGAAGTTTATGGTCAATATTTCACTGCCGATTTTCCGGCTCGCGAGACTGTTCAGGTTTCTGTATTACCTAAAAATGTAAACGTAGAAATTTCTGTGATTGCCATTGTAGGATAATTTTGGCTGCAGCTAGAAGCAAATATTTTATTGCTGGCATTGTTCCTTACATTATCTGGGGAACAATGTCAATTCCTTTGCGTAACATAAAAGGCTTTCCGCCACAAGAAATTTTATATTACCGGATATTTGTTTCCATATTAATGGTTTGGTCAACAATTTTGTTGTTTAGAAGAGCAAGCCTTAAAAAGGATTATACTTTTTTTAAATCTCTGAACTCGTCTAATAAAACCAAACTGATACTGCTGACCGTCTTATCAGCTTTTCTAATTACTGGAAATTGGTTTACCTATATTTATGCAGTAAATGGTGTGAGTTTAAAGGCCGCTGCTTTTGCTTATATGGTTTGCCCATTGCTAACTGCCCTCTGTGGCTTTATTGTCTTAAAAGAGCAATTAAGCAGAGAAAAAATCATTGCACTAATCGTCGCGCTAATCAGTATTCTGCTTTTGGCAACAGGTTCTTTACAAGAGGTGCTTTGGGCCATTCTGATTGCTTCATTTTATGCTGTTTACGTAATTGTTTTAAAAGTAATTAAGGGAATTGATAAATTTAATTTTCTTGGTGTACAATTAATTCTGTCGGGCTTTATGATGCTGCCTATGTATTTGGTTAATTCAGATCTGTTTCCAATCGAAACCATTTTTTGGTCGCATATCTTTTTAATTGCCATCGTATTTACCATTATCCCTTTATTTTTAAATTCTTATGCCCTGTTGGGGATGCCCTCATCGGCCTTGGGCATTTTAATTTATCTTAATCCTATTGTTGCTTTTGCAGTGGCATTTTTCTATTTCAAAGAACAAATAGATAGTCATCAGCTTTTTGCTTATTTGCTTTTACTATTGTCTATCGTTATTTTTAATGCGCAATTGCTAAAAAATATAGTTTATAAGAAACAATAATTATTTTGTTTAATTCGATCCTAGATACTCCTGTTGAATTTATAAAAGGCGTAGGGCCTAGTCGTGCCGATGTTTTGAAAAAAGATTTAGGTCTTTTTACTTTTCAGGATATGCTGGCGCATTATCCCTTTCGGTATATCGATCGTACCAAGTATTTTAAGATCAATCAAATCAATATCGATTCTCAATATATTCAGATCATTGGACGGATAATTGGTAAAAAGGTAATTGGCGATAAAAGATCAAAGCGGGTTGTAGCTATTTTTAAAGATGAAACAGGAATAATGGAACTGGTATGGTTTCAGAGTTTAAAATGGGTTGACGATAACATTCAAGTGGGTACGGCTTACGTGGCATTTGGTAAGCCAACATCCTTTAATGGTACCTTTAGCATTTCTCATCCCGAAATGGAGCTGTATCAGAATAAGCCTGTTGGCAGAGGAAATTTAACCTTGCAACCTGTTTATAATTCGACTGAAAAGCTAAAAAAGTTCAATCTCGATTCTAAAGGTATTCAGCGCTTAATTGCAGGGTTGCTTGATCAGGTAATTCAGCAGGTGACCGAAAATTTACCTGCATATATAATCGATAAATACCAGCTGCCGGATAAAAGACTGGCATTACTGAATATTCATTTTCCAAAGAATCAAAAGGATCTGAGTGCTGCAGAAAGACGTTTGAAATTTGAAGAGCTATTCTTTATTCAACTTCAGCTTTTACATAACAAACAGCTTCGGCAGTTAAAATTTAAAGGGGTGGCTTTTGATAAGGTTGGAGATAAAGTGAACCGTTTTTACAAGGAGTTTTTACCCTTCGAGCTTACCAATGCGCAAAAGCGCGTGGTTAAAGAAATCAGGATTGATACCCAGCGTGGCGTGCAGATGAACCGCCTTGTACAGGGCGATGTAGGAAGCGGTAAAACCGCTGTGGCGCTAATGAGTATGCTTTTGGCTAATGATAACGGCTATCAGGCTTGTATGATGGCTCCGACCGAGATTTTGGCTCGCCAGCATTATGCTTCGATAACTGAATTGGTTACTGATGATTTAGTGAAAGTGGCTATTCTTACCGGAAATACCAAAAAGAAAGAGCGTACTATTTTGCATGAGCAGCTGGAAAGTGGAGAAATCGATATTTTGATTGGTACACACGCGCTGATCGAAGATAAAGTGCAGTTTAAAAATCTTGGTCTGGTAGTAATAGATGAGCAACACCGCTTCGGTGTAGAACAGCGTGCTAAGCTTTGGCGCAAAAATGTTATTCCTCCGCATATTCTGGTAATGACAGCAACACCCATTCCCAGAACCCTGGCTATGACTTTATATGGAGACCTGGACGTTTCTGTTATTGATGAACTGCCTGCAGGCAGAAAGCCTATTGAAACAAAACATCTTTTTGAGGGACAACGCCTCAGGATGTTTGGATTTATGAAGCAGGAAATCGCTAAAGGCCGTCAGGTTTATATTGTTTATCCCTTAATTAAGGAAAGTGAAAAATTAGATCTTTTACATTTAGAAGCTGGTGTAGAGCAGCTGAGTTATCAGTTTCCGCGACCAGACTACCAGATGAGTATAGTGCATGGACAAATGCCAAACGCTGATAAACAGTTCGAAATGCAGCAGTTTATAGCTGGTAAAAGCCAGATAATGGTAGCCACAACAGTAATAGAAGTGGGCGTAAATGTACCTAACGCTTCTGTTATGGTGATCGAAAATTCGGAAAGGTTTGGTCTTTCTCAGCTCCACCAGTTGCGTGGAAGGGTTGGTCGTGGCGCCGAACAATCTTTCTGTATTTTAATGAGTGGGAATAAGTTGAGCAAAGAAGGTAAAGTTCGTTTAGAAACTATGGTGAGAACCAACAACGGTTTCGAAATTTCGGAGATTGATTTACAGCTACGTGGCCCAGGCGATATTACCGGAACGCAACAAAGTGGGGTTTTAGAGCTGAAGCTCGCCGATTTAGCTAAAGACCAGGTTATTTTAGCTGAAGCCAGAAATACAGTAATTGCTTTATTTGAAGATGATCCACATTTGGTTAAACCAGAACACACTGCCTTAAAAGCTCATTTACAAAAGCTCGAAAGAGGAATCTCTTTTGATAAAATAAGCTAATCTCGACAGATTTATCATCCCGCTATCTCAAATTTAATTTCTTAACGGGTTGCATCACTAAATACTTTAATCCCAAAAGCAATATTAAACAACATTTTTGATGTTTGTATGTTTTTATCTACGCCGTGTAGTTTTGATGATTAAATTTTACCAATCTATCCCTTATAAATATCAATTTACCCCGTTTCTTAATTCATAATATTTTCTATATTGCGGCTAACCAAATATAAACTGTCAAACTGACAAGTCCACTTCCGGGCGGGCCATACACAGTTGTTTTAAAGCCTTTTTATGCATGATAAGCATATTTTTTAAAGGTTTTAATGAGGTTAATGATAGTTTTTGCTGCGATTGATGATATTTAATGCCTTTTAGGTAATAGCTGTTTTGGCTATGTAGTCATCTGTTTCAGTAATTGGTAATGTACGCAAGAATTGTATTTAGTCTATATATTAAATGCATTAAATAATTACAATAAATATCTAACCGAAAACTAAAAATCTATGAAAAAAAGTCTATGGAGAGCTTTTACCAAAAGCAGCATCTTTCTGATGTTCGGTGGTTGTCTCATTTTCCCCCCTTTATCAAGCACATCCGCTGCAACATTATCAATCAAAAAAGAACCAAATTATTATAAGGTTCCGTTTGAGGATATTATTGTGAAGGGGCAGGTTACTGATGGTAAGGGGCCAATTCCGGGAGTAAGTGTTAAATTGAAAGGTGGAACGGCCACTACGGTAACAGATGGTGCCGGTAAATTTAGCATCAAAGTGCCTGAAGATGCAACCCTGGTTTTTACATACGTTGGTTATATAGACCAGGAGGTTCAGGTAAAAAACCAAACCAATATTAACATTCGCTTAGTAGAAAACAATCAAAACCTGTCGGAAGTAGTTGTAGTGGGTTATGGCACTCAAAAGAAAGCCGTTGTATCTGGAGCAGTAGCGGCAGTTAAGGGAACAGAGTTGGCCAAATCCTCATCAGTAAATTTAACCAACTCGCTGGCCGGGCGTTTACCAGGTGTTACTGCTTTACAAGGCAGTGGTGAACCGGGTTATGATGGTTCTACCATCCGGATTCGCGGTATTAACTCGCTTGGAAATAATAACGCATTAATTGTGATTGATGGTATTCCTAACCGGGCAGGGGGCATTGAAAGGCTTAATCCCAACGATATAGAAAGTGTATCGGTTTTAAAGGATGCATCAGCAGCTATATATGGTTCGCAGGCGGCAAACGGGGTAATCCTCATCACTACAAAACTGGGTAAATCGGGTAAACCCCAGTTTTCGTACGATTTTAGCTATGGCTTACAACAACCAACGCGAATACCAAAAATGGCTAACTCGACCCAGTATGCAGAGATATTAAACGAACTGAATATTTTTGGTTCGGATCTTAATCCAGGTGAATGGGGTGCAGCATGGAACAGCTTTAAAACCAATGGCACTTATTTATCTACAGGCGGAAAAACAATTAATGCAGCTTATACTCCAGGTCAGATTCAGAAATTAAGTGATGGTTCTGATCCATTGCGCTACCCAAATACAGATTGGTTTAAAACTGTATTTCAAACCTGGTCGCCCCAACAAAGGCACAATGTTCAAATTAACGGAGGAAGTGAAAATGTGAAGTATCTGGTTTCTCTGGGTTATCTGGATCAAGATGGATATTATAAAAATTCTGCTACTGGTTATCAGCAGTACGATATGCGTTTTAACCTCGAAGCCAAATTAAGCAAATACATTACTACAACTTTGGGCGTAACCGCGCGCGAGGAAAACCGTAACTTTCCTACCGTTGGGGCCGGTGATATTTTCAGGTTTCTGATGCGGGGAAGACCTACGGAAATAGCCATATGGCCTAATGGAAAGCCAGGTAGAGATATCGAATACGGCTATAATCCGGTGGTTTCTACCACAGATTTAACAGGCTACAATAAAGACATCAGGGATTATTTTCAAACAACAGGTAAAGTTGAAATTAAAATTCCGGGTGTTGAAGGCTTAAAAGTTACTGGAACTGCAGCTATTGATAAGTATTCAGGCAGACAAAAAAACTGGCAATTGCCCTGGACACTTTACGATTGGGATAAGAAAACCTTCGAAGCTGATGGTGTAACACCTGTGCTTGCGGGGACCGTACGTTCTCAATATACCGACCCCAGACTTAGGGAAACGGCAGGAGGGCAATTGGCCATTAACTTAACCGGAATGATCAATTATGATAAGAAATTCGGTGATCATAACATTGGATTAATGGCTGGGGTTACGCGGGAAAAAGTGGCAAACGATGGCTTTACCGCATTTAGAAGGTACTTTATTTCAACCTCTGTTCAGGAATTACTAGCAGGTGATGAAAGAGAACAATCGTTAGGTAATAATTCGGGCGACCCTAACAACCTTTTTAACAGAGCACGTTTAAGCTATTTCGGAAGAGCTGGTTATAACTATAAAGAAAAATACCTGGCTGAATTTCTTTGGCGCGTCGATGGGTCTTATATTTTTCCAACCAACAGGCGTTTTGGTTTCTTTCCAGGTGTTTCAGTGGGCTGGCGCTTATCAGAAGAAGACTTCTTTAAAAACAATGTTAGCTTTATAAACAATTTAAAAGTCAGAGCTTCATACGGTCAGATGGGTGCTGAAGCTTATTTTGGCGATGCCCTGCAGGAATACCAATACCTTAGTTTAATGAATTTTGGGACCTATATTTTCAATGATTTGGTTACCAAGACATTGTCTGAGGGTAAGGTGCCTAATTTCGATTTTGGATGGGAAGTGGCCAATAATACCAACATTGGTTTAGACGCGTCGTTTCTAAATAATAAATTGTCATTTGAGTTCGATTACTTCTATAATAAACGTACAAATATTCTCATTAGCAGAGGTAGTTCGGTTCCGGAAAGCTCTGGTATAACCGATCGTTTGCCGCCTGTTAACTTAGGAAAGGTAAATAACAAAGGTTTTGAATTTAAGTTAAGCTACAATGATAAGGTTGGCGATTTAAATTTTGGCGTGAGTGTAAATGGAGGGTATGCTAAAAACAAAATCGTATTCTGGGATGAAACCCCCGGTGCTCCTGAATGGCAGCGTTCAACGGGTAGGGTTACCAACTCATGGCTAGTGTACGATTATGATGGCGTTTTTAAGGATCAGGCAGAAATTAGTGCCAATAAATTAAATTATAGTGCCTTAACCAATAACCTGCGTCCTGGCGACATGAAGTTCAAGGATATTAATGGTGATGGTAAAATCAATGCAGATGATAAGATCCGTTTGGATAAAAATGGCACCCCAACATTTACGGGCGGTGTAAACTTTAACCTTCAATATAAAGGATTCGATTTATCAGTGCTAATTCAAGGAGCTACAGGCGGGATGCAGATTGTTGGTTTAACCGAGTCGGGCGATATTGGTAACTTCTTAGAATGGTCGTATCTGAACCGCTGGAGTATTGATAATCCAAGTTCGGTAAATCCGCGTCTATCAAACAGGGGGCTACCTATTATACCGATAGCAACAATGCATTAAACAATACCTATTGGTTGCGAAGTAATAATTACATCAGGCTTAAAAATGTTGAACTGGGCTATACATTACCTACTGGTTGGGTAGAAAAAATCGGCTTAAACAGTGTTAGGGTTTATGCAAATGGACTTAACCTATTTACACTCGATAAGATTAAAGTCTGGGATCCTGAATCAACTAATTCAAGCGGACAGTATTATCCTCAGGCAAGGGTAATTAATATGGGAATTAAAGCCGCTTTTTAATAATGTATAGCTGTTTATCAATTACAAAGAAGAGATGAAAAATATAAAAGTAAAAATTCAAAATAGAAACTTGTATCTACTGGTTTTAGTCAGCCTTTTTGCGTTTGCATGTAAAAAAGATTTTTTGAACGTAGATTCACCTAGCCAGGTACCAGCCGAATCGGTATGGAAAGATCCCGCAACTGCACAGGCGTTTGTTAACGATATTTATAATGGTTTGGGAAACGGCGGTTTTTCTGAGCAGATGCTGGCATCTGTTTCGGATGAAGCCATGTTTACACACCCTACCAGGGGAATAGATTTGGTGAATAACGCTACAATCAACCCTTCAACCCTAGGTTGGGTAGATGATACCTGGGCTTATAAGCAAATGTATAACCGTATCAGGGCTTGTAATATCACAATCGAAAAGATAACAGGAGGTGATAATTCGCTTACAAGTCAATCTTTAAAAGACCAGTTACTAGGCGAAGCCTATTTTTTAAGGGCTTATTTTTATCAGCAGCTCTTGCGATATTACGGTGCGGTACCATTAATCACAAAAACTTATGTGCTCGACGATAATTACAATGTAAAGCGTAATACTTACGAAGAGTGCGTAAACTTTATTATTAAAGATTGCGAGGAAGCCAATAGGTTATTAACGGGTAAAACACTGGATAAGGGACGTACCAGTGCACTTGCTGCTTTGGCCCTTAAATCGAGGGTGTTGATTTATGCCGCAAGTGACTTGCACGACCGGGCTAAACTTACCGCGAAAATTACCGGAATACCAGCCCAGAAATTAGATTTTCTTTCTTATGCCTCAGGTAATCAAACAGATCGTTATAAACTGGCTCAAACAGCTGCAAAAGCAGTTTTAGATGCTAATAAAGGCTATAAGTTTACGCTTTTAGCTCGCGAATCATTTGCAGATGGACAAGCGAACTTTAAAAGTATTGCCATGGGAGGGGGAAGTAAAGCACAGGGTATTGATGCTGCTGCAGCTTCCGAATTGATTTTTGCCCGTTATTTTATTACCCAGAGCAACAACAGGCATGCACAGCAAAACGGGCCAAATGGTTACCACAATTGGGCGGGTAATACGCCAATAGGTTTGTTGGTAGATGATTATGAAATGAATGACGGGAGCAAGTTTAGCTGGGCTAACGCTACGCAGAAAGCTAACCCATATCAAAACAGAGATCCACGTTTTTATGCTACTATTTTGTATGATGGTGCAGGATGGAAGCCTCGTGATAAAGCATCAGGAAATGTTGATCCAGCCAGTCAGATCCAGACGGGCATATATGATTTGTTGAGTAACGGAAGTGTAACGGACTTTAAAGGACTAGATACGAGAGGAAGCTCTATCGAAAACTGGAACGGCAGCTGGACAGGTTATTACTACCATAAATTTATCGATCCGGATCCAACTATTGTTGATGCCTCTGCACCTCAAACTATTCCATGGCCATTTTTTAGATACACCGAAGCAGCATTTAATTATATTGAAGCCAGCATTGAGTTGGGTGAATTAACAAATGCCACAAACTGGTTAAATAAAATCCGCTTTAGAGCAGGGATGCCAGCTGTTACGGCTACTGATCAGGCTGGTTTGAGAGAAGTATACCGCCATGAACGCCGTATTGAGATGGCTTATGAGGAACAACGTTACCACGATACCCGCAGGTGGTTAATTGCAGGCGAAACACTAGGTAGAAAAGTTACTTACATTAAAGTTACCGGTAAATTTAAGCCAGGCAAAACCATGTCGGCCCCTTACCATTATGATAATACTGTTTACGATTATACCTATAGCCCGGTAGAAGAGAATGCACAGGAAAACAGAAGCTGGGACAATAAACTTTATTTCAGACCATTTAGCCGGGACGAAATAAACAAGAATAATCTGCTGGAGCAAAACCCAGGTTATTAAGTTCTTTTAGTAAAAGAAGCCCGATGAGTATCATACTCATCGGGTTTTATTGTTTATGCCATTATAATTTCATAAATAAAAAAGAGGTTCCATAAAATTTAAAGCAGGTGGCAGATTTAAATTTTCATCGCGTAGTTTTGCAGATAAACTTTTTTCTGTGGCAGATTCAGACCCCAATTCGGTTATTGTAAAACCAGATGCTTACGCAGCACTTCGTTATAGAGAGTTCCGCTCTTACCTGGGCATGCGTTTTTTCTTTACTTTTGCCTATCAAATGCAGGCTGTAGTTCTTGGAATCTATATTTATCACATTACCAAAGATCCATTGGCTTTGGGTTTTGTAGGTTTGTGTGAAGCCATTCCAGCAATTGGAATAGCGCTTTATGGAGGTTATGTAGCTGATAAAAGCGAAAAAAGAGGACTGCTGCTCAAGATATTTGGTGGGGTATTTCTTTGTACGTTAATTATGCTGTTGGTAACACTTCCTCAGTTTAAGTTGCAACAATTCGATATCATTTTTACCTTATTTAATTTGAAGGTAAACCTTATTGCCTTAATTATGTATGTGCTTGTATTCGGGATGGGAATATCCCGTGGTTTTTTCGGCCCTGCTACATTTTCTTTGATGGCTCAGATCTTACCAAAAGAGTTATATCCAAATGCAAGTACATGGAGCAGTTCGAGTTGGCAGATGGCTTCTATTTTAGGGCCAGCTTTAGGGGAATGATTTACGGTTTTTTTGGTATCACGGTTACTTATCTTGTGATTATTTCATTCGTGTTTACTGCCTTGATTTGCATCTTCTTTTTAAAAGTGCATCCTCCCCAATTTGTGCCGAAAGAAAATATTAAGGAAAGCTTACTGAAAGGGATAAATTTTGTGTTTAAAACCAAAATGATGGTTTGG is drawn from Pedobacter sp. HDW13 and contains these coding sequences:
- a CDS encoding OmpA family protein codes for the protein MNYSTLKKSVALSLVALTGVASLAVAQDAPATSSAVKVFGGRGQYRTWSIGVHGGVLMPVVAIGGSNDFNKWDANLGYGLNIRKQLGHSFGLELNGTRGKLSGNNDGITSSVKEFETQLQYAVDLRGVVNLGSIDFLRRENSVGFFLTAGAGMMAYAPKVTTTSGVIDWKGKAIGPADDRHDAKDYVKGFYIPVGAGVKFKVSERVNFNLGYTMNFVDADNVDGIYAKGESKDKFSYGYAGLEFSLGSSAKPSLEWTNPLATMYDELKDPTLRQEVEALKNRVSAVEKSVEDLKKDTDGDGVADQFDKCPGTPAGTAVDGSGCPLPKPAPVETATSNVTGFEKIAFDFNSSVLKTESYPTLDKLSSVLRENGGKVTVNGYASSEGTAAYNLKLSKDRANSVKTYLVNSGVNASQVATKGNGEANPIASNDTEEGRIQNRRVETARN
- a CDS encoding RidA family protein; this translates as MKQIIKTTNAPAPIGPYSQAVQAGNFLFVSGQVAINPESGELNIGNIEEETHQVMRNLKAVLLEAGLNFDHVVKSTIFLSDMGTFAQVNEVYGQYFTADFPARETVQVSVLPKNVNVEISVIAIVG
- a CDS encoding EamA family transporter — protein: MAAARSKYFIAGIVPYIIWGTMSIPLRNIKGFPPQEILYYRIFVSILMVWSTILLFRRASLKKDYTFFKSLNSSNKTKLILLTVLSAFLITGNWFTYIYAVNGVSLKAAAFAYMVCPLLTALCGFIVLKEQLSREKIIALIVALISILLLATGSLQEVLWAILIASFYAVYVIVLKVIKGIDKFNFLGVQLILSGFMMLPMYLVNSDLFPIETIFWSHIFLIAIVFTIIPLFLNSYALLGMPSSALGILIYLNPIVAFAVAFFYFKEQIDSHQLFAYLLLLLSIVIFNAQLLKNIVYKKQ
- the recG gene encoding ATP-dependent DNA helicase RecG, which encodes MFNSILDTPVEFIKGVGPSRADVLKKDLGLFTFQDMLAHYPFRYIDRTKYFKINQINIDSQYIQIIGRIIGKKVIGDKRSKRVVAIFKDETGIMELVWFQSLKWVDDNIQVGTAYVAFGKPTSFNGTFSISHPEMELYQNKPVGRGNLTLQPVYNSTEKLKKFNLDSKGIQRLIAGLLDQVIQQVTENLPAYIIDKYQLPDKRLALLNIHFPKNQKDLSAAERRLKFEELFFIQLQLLHNKQLRQLKFKGVAFDKVGDKVNRFYKEFLPFELTNAQKRVVKEIRIDTQRGVQMNRLVQGDVGSGKTAVALMSMLLANDNGYQACMMAPTEILARQHYASITELVTDDLVKVAILTGNTKKKERTILHEQLESGEIDILIGTHALIEDKVQFKNLGLVVIDEQHRFGVEQRAKLWRKNVIPPHILVMTATPIPRTLAMTLYGDLDVSVIDELPAGRKPIETKHLFEGQRLRMFGFMKQEIAKGRQVYIVYPLIKESEKLDLLHLEAGVEQLSYQFPRPDYQMSIVHGQMPNADKQFEMQQFIAGKSQIMVATTVIEVGVNVPNASVMVIENSERFGLSQLHQLRGRVGRGAEQSFCILMSGNKLSKEGKVRLETMVRTNNGFEISEIDLQLRGPGDITGTQQSGVLELKLADLAKDQVILAEARNTVIALFEDDPHLVKPEHTALKAHLQKLERGISFDKIS
- a CDS encoding TonB-dependent receptor; the encoded protein is MKKSLWRAFTKSSIFLMFGGCLIFPPLSSTSAATLSIKKEPNYYKVPFEDIIVKGQVTDGKGPIPGVSVKLKGGTATTVTDGAGKFSIKVPEDATLVFTYVGYIDQEVQVKNQTNINIRLVENNQNLSEVVVVGYGTQKKAVVSGAVAAVKGTELAKSSSVNLTNSLAGRLPGVTALQGSGEPGYDGSTIRIRGINSLGNNNALIVIDGIPNRAGGIERLNPNDIESVSVLKDASAAIYGSQAANGVILITTKLGKSGKPQFSYDFSYGLQQPTRIPKMANSTQYAEILNELNIFGSDLNPGEWGAAWNSFKTNGTYLSTGGKTINAAYTPGQIQKLSDGSDPLRYPNTDWFKTVFQTWSPQQRHNVQINGGSENVKYLVSLGYLDQDGYYKNSATGYQQYDMRFNLEAKLSKYITTTLGVTAREENRNFPTVGAGDIFRFLMRGRPTEIAIWPNGKPGRDIEYGYNPVVSTTDLTGYNKDIRDYFQTTGKVEIKIPGVEGLKVTGTAAIDKYSGRQKNWQLPWTLYDWDKKTFEADGVTPVLAGTVRSQYTDPRLRETAGGQLAINLTGMINYDKKFGDHNIGLMAGVTREKVANDGFTAFRRYFISTSVQELLAGDEREQSLGNNSGDPNNLFNRARLSYFGRAGYNYKEKYLAEFLWRVDGSYIFPTNRRFGFFPGVSVGWRLSEEDFFKNNVSFINNLKVRASYGQMGAEAYFGDALQEYQYLSLMNFGTYIFNDLVTKTLSEGKVPNFDFGWEVANNTNIGLDASFLNNKLSFEFDYFYNKRTNILISRGSSVPESSGITDRLPPVNLGKVNNKGFEFKLSYNDKVGDLNFGVSVNGGYAKNKIVFWDETPGAPEWQRSTGRVTNSWLVYDYDGVFKDQAEISANKLNYSALTNNLRPGDMKFKDINGDGKINADDKIRLDKNGTPTFTGGVNFNLQYKGFDLSVLIQGATGGMQIVGLTESGDIGNFLEWSYLNRWSIDNPSSVNPRLSNRGLPIIPIATMH
- a CDS encoding TonB-dependent receptor, which produces MRSNNYIRLKNVELGYTLPTGWVEKIGLNSVRVYANGLNLFTLDKIKVWDPESTNSSGQYYPQARVINMGIKAAF
- a CDS encoding RagB/SusD family nutrient uptake outer membrane protein, whose translation is MNVDSPSQVPAESVWKDPATAQAFVNDIYNGLGNGGFSEQMLASVSDEAMFTHPTRGIDLVNNATINPSTLGWVDDTWAYKQMYNRIRACNITIEKITGGDNSLTSQSLKDQLLGEAYFLRAYFYQQLLRYYGAVPLITKTYVLDDNYNVKRNTYEECVNFIIKDCEEANRLLTGKTLDKGRTSALAALALKSRVLIYAASDLHDRAKLTAKITGIPAQKLDFLSYASGNQTDRYKLAQTAAKAVLDANKGYKFTLLARESFADGQANFKSIAMGGGSKAQGIDAAAASELIFARYFITQSNNRHAQQNGPNGYHNWAGNTPIGLLVDDYEMNDGSKFSWANATQKANPYQNRDPRFYATILYDGAGWKPRDKASGNVDPASQIQTGIYDLLSNGSVTDFKGLDTRGSSIENWNGSWTGYYYHKFIDPDPTIVDASAPQTIPWPFFRYTEAAFNYIEASIELGELTNATNWLNKIRFRAGMPAVTATDQAGLREVYRHERRIEMAYEEQRYHDTRRWLIAGETLGRKVTYIKVTGKFKPGKTMSAPYHYDNTVYDYTYSPVEENAQENRSWDNKLYFRPFSRDEINKNNLLEQNPGY